The Acinetobacter defluvii genome includes a region encoding these proteins:
- a CDS encoding phage antirepressor KilAC domain-containing protein produces the protein MNQLVNLPTVTMNSIQIADLVESEPRAVNLSIERLAKKGIIQLPPMVKVENKQSTSPNRFANVYEFSGEQGKRDSIIVVAQLCPEFTARLVDRWQELENQPKQHNVDLNNPHALRKALLEYTEQVIELEHKNLGLEQSIQTITQTPAGVKFQQACKILNIKRHVLAEWLSKHGWDRRLNNTRASTYYSQERGYCETKYEEVVKIKTNGELGSYTRIEFFILPKGMQILVKHFGSAAA, from the coding sequence ATGAATCAACTCGTTAATTTACCCACTGTGACAATGAACAGTATCCAAATTGCTGACTTAGTTGAATCTGAACCACGAGCAGTAAACCTGTCAATTGAGCGCTTAGCCAAAAAAGGAATTATTCAACTTCCTCCAATGGTGAAAGTTGAGAATAAACAATCAACTAGTCCAAATAGATTTGCAAATGTTTATGAGTTTTCAGGTGAACAAGGTAAACGTGATTCAATTATTGTGGTTGCTCAATTATGCCCCGAGTTCACAGCTCGTTTAGTCGATCGGTGGCAAGAGCTGGAGAACCAACCTAAACAACATAATGTTGATTTAAATAACCCTCATGCACTGCGTAAGGCATTGCTTGAATATACAGAACAGGTCATCGAGCTTGAGCATAAAAATTTAGGCTTAGAACAATCTATTCAAACCATCACCCAAACACCTGCAGGTGTGAAGTTCCAACAGGCTTGTAAGATTCTCAATATCAAACGTCATGTATTGGCTGAATGGCTTTCTAAGCATGGTTGGGATAGACGATTGAATAATACTCGTGCATCGACTTACTACAGCCAAGAACGTGGTTATTGTGAAACTAAATACGAGGAAGTCGTAAAGATCAAAACAAATGGTGAGCTTGGGAGTTATACCAGGATCGAGTTTTTTATTCTGCCGAAAGGAATGCAGATCCTCGTCAAGCATTTTGGGAGTGCTGCAGCATGA
- a CDS encoding tyrosine-type recombinase/integrase, which produces MKRQDIKKRPLSDTVLESLEPEDKEYRELDGNGLYFRVQPNGKKAWLFRYKKENGKWSWLGLGTYPTIKGALARKKANEFADKLSNGEPLTTRKMVNQQKIENENLRFKVLMFDWLDTKKSNWGFDTYDKAVKSIKRHIIPEFGERDFTAISPKEWFDFFQGLQRDLGIYTQVEKLTSYVRNAYDWAKFQEKIVFNPLEGITRHLDKNNGGNMKFVEINEFPSLIHAIRRYPKRDMAIGLELFALLFPRPVELRYATWEQFDFDQAVWIKPAEIMKKDIAHAVPLPKQAIKLLKELETYRTESNLLFAGRGSLTEPVSDNTFNQALNRLGYQGRQNPHGFRHIASTQLNNKFSDKEQVVEACLAHLKKGVKGVYDKGAHFEERIGMMQWWADEIDRMTNTP; this is translated from the coding sequence ATGAAAAGACAAGACATTAAGAAAAGACCTTTATCCGATACCGTCTTAGAGAGTTTAGAACCCGAAGATAAAGAATATCGGGAGCTTGACGGCAACGGCTTGTATTTCCGTGTACAACCAAATGGGAAAAAGGCTTGGTTATTTCGTTATAAAAAAGAAAATGGGAAATGGTCATGGCTTGGACTTGGTACTTACCCCACCATAAAAGGGGCTTTGGCAAGAAAAAAGGCAAATGAGTTTGCTGATAAGCTTTCTAATGGTGAGCCACTAACTACTCGAAAGATGGTGAATCAACAAAAGATAGAAAATGAAAATCTACGTTTCAAAGTTTTAATGTTTGATTGGTTAGATACTAAAAAATCGAATTGGGGATTTGATACCTATGATAAAGCGGTGAAGTCGATCAAACGGCATATCATCCCTGAATTTGGTGAAAGGGATTTTACAGCTATATCACCAAAAGAATGGTTTGATTTTTTTCAGGGCTTGCAACGTGATTTGGGCATTTATACCCAAGTCGAGAAATTAACCTCGTATGTCCGTAATGCTTATGATTGGGCAAAGTTCCAAGAGAAAATTGTATTTAATCCACTGGAGGGCATCACTAGGCATTTGGATAAGAATAATGGCGGTAATATGAAATTTGTTGAAATAAATGAATTTCCGTCTTTGATCCATGCGATAAGAAGATACCCCAAAAGAGATATGGCAATCGGTTTAGAGTTGTTTGCTTTGCTATTTCCTCGTCCTGTAGAGCTGAGGTATGCCACTTGGGAACAGTTCGATTTTGATCAAGCTGTATGGATTAAGCCCGCAGAAATTATGAAAAAAGATATTGCTCATGCAGTACCTTTACCAAAACAAGCAATTAAGCTGTTAAAGGAATTAGAAACGTATCGGACGGAATCAAATCTATTGTTTGCAGGGAGGGGGAGCTTAACCGAGCCTGTATCTGACAATACATTCAATCAAGCTTTAAATCGTCTAGGTTATCAAGGGCGACAAAATCCACATGGTTTTAGACATATCGCCAGTACACAGTTAAATAATAAATTCAGCGATAAGGAGCAAGTCGTGGAAGCTTGTTTGGCACACCTTAAAAAAGGGGTAAAAGGAGTTTATGACAAAGGCGCACATTTTGAGGAACGTATAGGGATGATGCAGTGGTGGGCAGATGAAATAGATCGTATGACCAACACGCCGTAA
- a CDS encoding helix-turn-helix domain-containing protein: MSTNHQTQVLAHLKQGKTLSQAEAINLFHCYRLSAVINRLRNSGYDIVTHQEPNHNRDGYHARYEYRELKV, encoded by the coding sequence ATGAGTACAAACCATCAAACCCAAGTCTTAGCCCACCTCAAACAAGGTAAAACTCTAAGCCAAGCCGAGGCAATTAATCTATTTCACTGTTATCGCCTCAGTGCTGTGATTAATCGCCTACGCAATTCAGGTTATGACATCGTAACTCACCAAGAACCCAACCATAACCGAGATGGTTATCACGCTCGCTATGAATATCGGGAGTTGAAAGTATGA
- a CDS encoding DUF3987 domain-containing protein, translated as MNITTSIKPDSILANCTVLNPLDDAYINHPIIQRFGSPSQPIYVEQCNVEINGVSYEQPLILPIYNARLELVQCAVVQDRQLIQVMPDGLAKGFAYFGDLHQDKHVIVTHSLEAFFKIASSIAIGFEPPLQPFAVVLVILPHLYHANKTTLKAFDFEQIQFVINQLSQTGYTQIYMPTRAEHIKLKPYQNLEQNTVVRLLNQTMQYGDKAFHIDLNRDDDTAEVQAFIHEAISQLPKQDDHWGELLPLTQAESAINTPYPIHALPPLAREAVLAIAEYVQAPIAMAAQCVIGAMSHIAQAHVNAPHPFNAQGEPCSLYLLTEGQSGSRKSTSRNMADKAIIQYERKQYEQYRRDLEQWKSGQASLNKKDREAYCAENPPPHDPSTLYSDITLESIAGLYVDGVLNNASIASDEAGQFFGGYTMKGDTRTQAIGGYAKLFDDGFVERTRSKSNLNGSGRAYDVRLTFNLQGQHEVLADALKDPVLRGQGFLPRFILTIPENLAGTRLQDAIYQNKNANTDHRLIAYWTRCEYLLDDCPRPHADQELYNGRYVIPMNEQAREIDLAFYNMFEELQGKGKRYEYLQAFASRASQLARRLATVFAYFQGLQWIDASTLKGACEVVKHSLNEWAMYADIEVKTESDAEKLIKNILSKCIKENTNRILKSLAAKGAPSHLRKAKAFDPCLNELIEFNYVRLVIIDKSTYIELNPLLLK; from the coding sequence ATGAATATCACCACCTCCATCAAACCCGATTCGATTCTAGCAAATTGTACGGTACTTAATCCACTCGATGACGCTTATATCAATCATCCGATTATTCAGCGTTTTGGCAGTCCATCACAGCCGATCTACGTGGAACAATGCAATGTAGAGATTAACGGCGTGAGCTATGAACAGCCTTTGATTCTACCGATCTATAACGCTCGATTGGAACTCGTACAATGTGCTGTAGTACAAGATAGACAACTCATTCAAGTCATGCCTGATGGCTTGGCAAAAGGCTTTGCCTACTTTGGTGACTTGCACCAGGATAAACATGTCATCGTCACACATAGTTTAGAAGCTTTCTTTAAAATTGCTTCAAGTATAGCGATTGGTTTTGAGCCACCATTACAGCCCTTTGCTGTGGTATTGGTCATATTGCCCCACCTATACCATGCCAATAAAACAACACTCAAAGCCTTTGATTTTGAGCAAATACAGTTTGTGATTAATCAACTCTCACAAACAGGCTATACACAGATCTACATGCCAACACGAGCAGAGCATATAAAACTTAAACCCTATCAAAACCTCGAGCAAAATACGGTGGTACGCTTATTAAATCAAACCATGCAGTATGGCGATAAAGCATTTCATATTGATTTAAATCGTGATGATGATACTGCAGAAGTACAAGCTTTTATTCATGAGGCAATCAGTCAATTGCCTAAACAGGATGACCACTGGGGCGAGTTGCTACCACTGACACAAGCTGAATCCGCTATAAATACCCCTTATCCGATTCATGCTTTGCCACCATTGGCGAGAGAGGCTGTACTTGCCATTGCTGAGTATGTGCAAGCACCAATAGCCATGGCTGCCCAATGTGTTATAGGTGCCATGTCCCATATTGCCCAAGCCCATGTAAATGCACCACATCCGTTCAATGCTCAAGGTGAGCCATGTAGCTTATATCTTTTGACAGAGGGACAAAGCGGAAGTCGTAAGAGTACAAGCCGAAATATGGCAGACAAAGCCATTATTCAATATGAGCGTAAACAATACGAGCAGTACCGCCGTGACCTTGAACAATGGAAAAGCGGACAAGCCTCATTAAATAAAAAGGATCGTGAAGCCTATTGCGCTGAGAATCCGCCACCACATGACCCAAGTACGCTTTACAGTGACATTACCCTTGAATCTATTGCAGGGCTTTATGTGGATGGTGTACTCAATAACGCCTCTATTGCCAGTGATGAAGCAGGGCAATTTTTTGGTGGCTATACCATGAAAGGTGACACTCGTACTCAAGCGATTGGAGGCTATGCCAAGTTATTTGATGATGGTTTTGTAGAACGCACCCGGTCTAAGTCCAATTTGAATGGTAGCGGTCGTGCTTATGATGTTCGCTTGACGTTCAACCTACAGGGACAACATGAGGTATTAGCCGATGCACTTAAAGACCCAGTGTTAAGAGGACAAGGCTTTTTACCTAGATTTATTCTCACTATTCCTGAGAACTTGGCAGGTACACGGCTACAGGATGCAATCTATCAAAATAAGAATGCCAACACGGACCATCGCTTAATTGCTTACTGGACACGTTGCGAATACTTGCTTGATGACTGCCCACGCCCTCATGCCGATCAAGAGCTGTATAACGGTCGCTACGTCATTCCCATGAATGAACAAGCAAGAGAAATAGATCTAGCCTTTTACAATATGTTTGAGGAATTACAAGGCAAAGGTAAACGCTATGAATATCTACAGGCTTTTGCTAGTCGAGCGAGCCAATTAGCACGGCGTTTAGCGACCGTGTTCGCTTACTTTCAGGGTTTACAGTGGATTGATGCCAGTACCTTAAAAGGAGCGTGTGAAGTCGTTAAGCATTCGTTAAATGAATGGGCAATGTATGCAGATATTGAGGTTAAAACAGAGAGTGATGCAGAGAAGTTGATTAAGAACATTTTGTCCAAATGTATTAAGGAGAATACAAACCGTATTTTAAAATCTTTAGCTGCAAAAGGTGCGCCGTCACATCTAAGAAAGGCTAAAGCATTTGATCCATGCTTAAACGAGTTAATTGAATTTAATTATGTTCGATTGGTCATTATTGATAAGTCTACATACATTGAATTGAATCCATTACTATTGAAATAG
- a CDS encoding helix-turn-helix transcriptional regulator — MQPIRITFNQTCELLSIKRNALRELTLNDPTFPKPYKAGTTRQAPVYFDYAQLIEWHNNQMKSLAVLEA; from the coding sequence ATGCAACCCATCCGAATTACATTTAACCAGACATGCGAGTTATTAAGCATAAAGCGCAATGCTTTACGTGAACTCACATTGAATGACCCTACATTCCCGAAGCCATATAAAGCAGGCACCACACGCCAAGCCCCTGTTTATTTTGACTATGCACAGTTAATCGAATGGCATAACAATCAAATGAAAAGCCTTGCTGTACTGGAGGCTTAA
- a CDS encoding glycoside hydrolase family 19 protein: protein MNKDQIKKLQKNVGVNSDGFIGRDTFTALFKKLGASDVRANELALAANVHMRTYKILDSANRFVHFIAQLAHESGNFRYMEEIASGAAYEGRKDLGNVIAGDGKRYKGRGPIQLTGRANYRKYGQALGFDFENHPEIVAYPSVGMLVACKYWSDNRLNELADQDDVLAITKKINGGTNGLADRKAHFAKLKSWV, encoded by the coding sequence ATGAATAAAGATCAAATTAAAAAGCTGCAAAAGAATGTAGGTGTGAATTCTGATGGTTTTATTGGTCGCGACACATTTACAGCATTATTTAAAAAACTAGGTGCATCAGATGTACGTGCTAATGAATTAGCACTTGCAGCAAATGTACACATGCGTACTTATAAGATTTTAGATAGTGCAAATCGTTTTGTACATTTCATTGCTCAACTTGCACATGAATCTGGCAACTTTCGATATATGGAAGAAATTGCATCTGGTGCAGCGTATGAAGGTCGAAAAGATTTAGGTAATGTGATTGCAGGTGATGGAAAGCGTTATAAAGGACGTGGTCCTATTCAACTCACTGGACGTGCAAACTATCGAAAGTATGGCCAAGCTTTAGGTTTTGATTTTGAAAATCATCCTGAGATTGTCGCTTATCCAAGCGTAGGTATGCTGGTAGCGTGTAAGTATTGGTCTGATAATAGGCTGAATGAATTGGCAGATCAGGACGATGTTTTAGCGATTACCAAAAAAATTAATGGTGGTACGAATGGTTTGGCAGATCGTAAAGCACATTTTGCAAAATTGAAGTCATGGGTTTGA